In Candidatus Planktophila sp., a single window of DNA contains:
- a CDS encoding glycosyltransferase family 2 protein — MPWLIVFPTFIAFFLSLINFITIRKPLEDSEISEFVSVIVPLRNEANNIIGLINNLSSQTSLTNVEFILLDDNSDDSTFDLVSVEIEKRPNFRLIQGEPLPTGWIGKVWALHQLLAQTHGEIIVSIDADVRLTHDAISKSITLMKSAQLDFLSPYPHQIAQTFGERLIQPLLQWSWMSTLLLRLSERTSYSSMAVANGQFFIVKKRALDVAGGYEAVKNAVLDDVFLARRLIKTGSHGAVVSGAKIAECRMYSSWSEIEAGYGKSLRHAFGSIIGSISATLILFLTGVAPLILALTGSFWGWIAFICMVVTRILSAHLSRMRILDSLLHSISSTLLIYLIFYSYVMRGDVQWKGRTV, encoded by the coding sequence ATGCCTTGGCTAATTGTTTTTCCTACTTTTATTGCGTTTTTTCTCTCTCTCATTAATTTCATCACCATCCGTAAACCTCTAGAAGATAGCGAAATCTCCGAATTTGTGAGCGTAATTGTGCCACTTCGTAATGAGGCGAATAACATTATTGGACTCATTAATAATTTGAGTTCACAGACTTCTCTTACCAACGTCGAATTCATTCTCCTAGACGACAACTCTGATGACTCAACTTTTGATCTAGTAAGTGTTGAAATTGAAAAGAGGCCCAATTTTCGATTGATTCAGGGTGAACCACTGCCAACTGGCTGGATTGGAAAAGTGTGGGCATTGCATCAACTTTTAGCTCAAACACATGGAGAAATAATCGTCTCTATCGATGCCGACGTACGTTTGACACACGATGCAATTAGTAAATCGATTACTTTAATGAAATCAGCACAGTTAGATTTCCTTTCTCCCTATCCCCATCAGATAGCTCAGACATTTGGTGAGCGGTTAATTCAACCGCTTTTACAATGGTCTTGGATGAGCACGCTCTTACTTCGCCTTTCAGAGCGCACCTCATATTCATCAATGGCAGTTGCAAATGGTCAGTTCTTTATTGTCAAAAAGCGGGCTTTAGATGTGGCCGGTGGATATGAAGCGGTTAAAAACGCGGTATTAGATGATGTCTTTCTTGCCCGACGCTTGATCAAAACAGGGTCACATGGGGCTGTTGTTTCTGGTGCAAAAATCGCTGAATGCCGAATGTACTCATCCTGGAGCGAAATCGAGGCCGGTTACGGCAAATCATTAAGACATGCCTTTGGATCAATAATTGGCTCAATAAGTGCCACCCTTATTCTCTTTCTTACTGGAGTTGCACCGTTAATTTTGGCGCTCACGGGATCATTCTGGGGTTGGATTGCCTTTATATGTATGGTCGTGACTCGCATTCTGAGTGCCCACCTCTCACGCATGAGAATCCTTGATTCACTACTGCATTCAATTTCAAGTACATTGCTTATCTATTTAATTTTCTATTCGTATGTAATGCGTGGGGATGTTCAGTGGAAAGGTCGCACGGTATGA
- a CDS encoding CDP-alcohol phosphatidyltransferase family protein: MLTKDEFYTKWSQLHSDAPITGAVAWWLKISYRFGLIATLLRISPNLLTLLGLISAAMSALTATTWWAIFFLVFSLFCDGIDGSVAIFQKRDSAWGATLDSVVDRISEAFWLYALYVIGVPAWLAIAIWCVAAFQEYARAKLSSLKIKDIGVVTPAERPVRASFLFTALIMWQLSIPGVVLLSWLFLVLQVISFAMVIRFARVQLR; the protein is encoded by the coding sequence ATGCTCACTAAAGACGAGTTCTATACTAAGTGGAGCCAGCTCCATAGTGATGCTCCCATTACAGGTGCGGTGGCATGGTGGCTCAAAATTTCTTATCGCTTCGGCCTCATTGCAACGCTGCTTCGAATCTCTCCAAATCTTTTAACTCTTTTAGGGCTCATTAGTGCGGCAATGAGCGCCTTAACTGCGACTACGTGGTGGGCCATATTTTTCCTTGTTTTCTCTCTCTTTTGTGACGGGATAGATGGAAGTGTTGCAATTTTCCAGAAGCGAGACAGTGCATGGGGTGCAACGCTTGACTCAGTAGTCGATCGGATTAGCGAAGCGTTCTGGTTGTATGCCCTCTATGTGATCGGCGTACCTGCTTGGTTAGCAATCGCAATTTGGTGTGTTGCCGCCTTTCAAGAGTATGCGCGTGCAAAATTGAGTTCGCTGAAAATTAAAGATATTGGCGTGGTAACTCCGGCTGAGCGTCCAGTTCGTGCAAGTTTTCTCTTTACAGCTTTAATTATGTGGCAGCTAAGTATTCCAGGAGTTGTTCTCCTATCCTGGCTCTTTTTGGTTTTGCAGGTAATTAGTTTTGCGATGGTAATTCGTTTTGCGCGCGTCCAATTGCGTTAG
- the metF gene encoding methylenetetrahydrofolate reductase [NAD(P)H] has protein sequence MVVRTSYSLEFFPPKDGEGEQRLWSALEDLEHIAPEFVSVTYGAGGSTRNRTIGVTEEVTHRTKIPTVAHLTCVGSSRQELISILHMYRSAGIRGVLALRGDPAGGPRAPWTPTSDGFTHADELVQLIHEFGGFEIGVAAFPDGHPASQGDFKKDVDVLLRKEHLGATFATTQFFFEVAKWEQLVYALQARGSKMPIIPGILPITNVKQLRRMAELGGTPIPPSVSEAFSKVENDPDAVHALGIELASTLCEDLLLAGAPSLHFYTMNSSTATNQIYRNLNNAH, from the coding sequence GTGGTAGTCCGCACTTCGTATTCCTTAGAGTTTTTTCCCCCCAAAGACGGTGAGGGTGAACAACGTTTGTGGAGTGCGCTTGAGGATTTAGAACACATTGCGCCAGAGTTTGTTTCTGTAACGTACGGTGCGGGAGGTTCGACCAGGAATAGAACTATCGGTGTGACTGAAGAGGTCACTCACCGAACGAAGATTCCCACTGTGGCACATTTAACATGTGTTGGCTCAAGTCGCCAAGAGTTAATCTCAATTTTGCACATGTATCGCAGCGCTGGCATTCGCGGCGTACTTGCCTTACGTGGAGATCCAGCGGGTGGGCCGCGAGCTCCATGGACGCCAACATCTGATGGTTTTACCCATGCAGATGAATTAGTGCAGTTAATCCACGAATTCGGAGGATTCGAAATTGGAGTCGCTGCTTTTCCAGATGGGCATCCAGCTTCGCAGGGTGATTTTAAAAAAGATGTTGATGTGTTGTTGCGTAAAGAGCATTTGGGAGCCACATTTGCTACTACTCAATTTTTCTTTGAGGTCGCCAAGTGGGAACAGCTTGTTTATGCACTACAAGCTCGAGGCTCGAAAATGCCGATTATTCCAGGGATTTTGCCTATTACAAATGTGAAGCAGTTACGCCGAATGGCAGAACTCGGCGGAACACCAATTCCACCCTCGGTTTCGGAGGCATTTTCTAAGGTAGAAAATGACCCAGATGCCGTACATGCATTAGGAATCGAACTTGCTAGCACGTTGTGCGAGGATTTATTGCTCGCTGGCGCTCCAAGCCTTCACTTCTATACTATGAATAGTTCAACGGCCACTAATCAGATATATAGGAACTTAAATAATGCTCACTAA
- a CDS encoding carotenoid biosynthesis protein produces MSIRQYSPRRDQGRGNSKRMNSLLIAVLSIAIVLQIAYPLVNGEALRVLTLAIVYWGAGAMLLHAFFAFGARYAFLYLAVTFSFALAIEHIGVLTSWPFGEYSYSADLGFRIFSVPFVVPFAWIMMVHPVLVASRRVAGNWVFLYGGTALAAWDLFLDPLMVTSGRWTWVVNGAHVPFQPEIPLSNTFGWLLTGMGLIGILNLILPRDRRRVGASFSAIDIFLVWALFSGIVGNLYFFDRPGIALFAGGVFGVVLTPYLFTRWLGRP; encoded by the coding sequence ATGTCGATCCGCCAGTATTCCCCACGCCGAGATCAAGGCAGGGGAAATTCAAAGCGGATGAATTCTCTGCTCATTGCAGTTTTATCTATCGCAATAGTTCTGCAAATTGCTTATCCCTTAGTCAATGGAGAAGCGCTGCGTGTACTAACTCTGGCAATAGTGTATTGGGGTGCTGGCGCAATGCTCTTGCATGCCTTTTTTGCATTTGGTGCGCGTTATGCATTTCTATATCTGGCAGTTACTTTCTCGTTTGCTCTGGCCATAGAGCATATTGGCGTTTTAACCTCATGGCCTTTTGGTGAATACTCATACTCGGCAGATTTGGGCTTTAGAATTTTCTCTGTTCCTTTTGTTGTCCCATTTGCTTGGATCATGATGGTGCATCCAGTTCTTGTTGCATCACGGAGAGTCGCTGGCAATTGGGTTTTTCTCTATGGCGGAACTGCACTTGCTGCATGGGATTTGTTTTTAGATCCTTTAATGGTCACTTCGGGTCGTTGGACTTGGGTTGTAAATGGTGCTCATGTACCTTTTCAGCCAGAGATTCCACTGTCAAATACTTTTGGTTGGTTACTTACTGGAATGGGTTTGATTGGCATTTTGAATCTCATACTACCTCGTGATCGCCGCAGAGTTGGTGCATCCTTTTCTGCAATCGATATCTTCTTAGTGTGGGCGCTATTTTCAGGCATTGTTGGAAATCTCTACTTCTTTGATCGACCAGGAATTGCACTCTTTGCTGGAGGAGTTTTTGGAGTTGTATTGACTCCCTATCTATTTACACGTTGGTTGGGGCGTCCATAG
- the crtI gene encoding phytoene desaturase family protein, giving the protein MKIAVIGAGMGGMTAAARLARAGHSVSLYEASDTYGGKLRTEWIGKFAFDTGPSLLTLPAVYKDFFIRTGKPLGLLCEILPVDPSFDYRFADGTHVTFANLSRHHTLNAIKGVFGEVSANQWDQMMKRATRMWDVSREPFVESELKSPLAFLKRKTLIRDIFIIAPWKSLRNFAKETLPDQRLRYILDRYATYSGSDPRKAPAVLATIAYVEEAFGAWHIKGGVGTLATLVHQRCIDVGVKFHFNSKVEEIVIEKGVTLGIRLADGTEIESEAVIANADASLIYNHLIKSENRKLRKVRKNIARADASIAGFTLLLGLRKSKTSVLNHHTILFTHDYDAEFNSIFSEKLPAKNPTIYICAPYDDQMVKGENLESWSVLVNVPPHGPHGFDWNDENFNRKYANSIIDRIEAQGISVRDRLESLTVRTPADLERTVSAPGGSIYGTSSNGARAAFLRAKNRSPIKGLYCVGGSAHPGGGLPLVGMSGEIVANAIGRAQNELPSQN; this is encoded by the coding sequence ATGAAGATTGCGGTCATAGGCGCCGGAATGGGCGGGATGACGGCCGCAGCTCGCTTAGCTCGCGCCGGTCACTCAGTCAGCCTTTACGAAGCATCTGATACCTATGGTGGGAAACTACGTACTGAATGGATAGGCAAATTTGCTTTCGATACCGGCCCATCCCTTTTAACCCTTCCAGCTGTATATAAAGATTTCTTTATTCGTACCGGCAAACCACTTGGTCTTCTCTGTGAAATTCTCCCCGTAGATCCATCATTTGATTACAGATTTGCAGATGGTACTCATGTGACGTTTGCAAATCTTTCACGTCATCACACCCTTAATGCCATCAAAGGCGTTTTTGGAGAAGTTAGCGCCAATCAATGGGACCAGATGATGAAACGCGCAACACGTATGTGGGATGTATCGCGCGAACCCTTCGTTGAGTCAGAGTTGAAATCTCCTTTAGCCTTTCTCAAGCGAAAAACCCTAATTCGAGATATTTTCATTATCGCCCCATGGAAATCACTGCGTAACTTTGCCAAAGAGACCCTCCCTGACCAGCGACTTCGATATATTCTCGATCGATATGCGACATATAGCGGATCGGATCCGCGAAAAGCCCCTGCAGTTTTAGCCACTATCGCCTATGTGGAAGAGGCTTTTGGGGCTTGGCATATAAAAGGCGGAGTTGGAACTTTAGCAACCTTGGTTCATCAACGCTGTATAGATGTGGGGGTGAAATTTCACTTCAATAGCAAAGTCGAGGAAATAGTTATTGAAAAGGGAGTAACCCTTGGTATTCGTTTGGCAGATGGAACTGAGATTGAATCTGAAGCCGTTATCGCCAATGCCGATGCATCGCTCATTTATAACCACCTAATAAAGTCAGAAAATCGAAAACTTCGTAAAGTTCGGAAAAATATCGCTCGAGCCGATGCCTCAATTGCTGGATTTACACTACTTTTGGGTCTTCGAAAGTCTAAAACTTCCGTGCTTAACCACCACACAATTTTATTCACTCATGATTATGATGCAGAATTCAATTCGATTTTTTCAGAGAAATTGCCGGCAAAAAATCCTACGATCTATATTTGCGCTCCCTATGATGACCAAATGGTAAAAGGGGAAAATCTTGAAAGCTGGTCAGTGCTTGTAAATGTTCCGCCCCATGGTCCACATGGATTTGATTGGAACGATGAAAACTTTAATCGAAAATATGCCAACTCAATAATTGATCGCATAGAAGCTCAGGGAATTTCAGTTCGCGATCGCCTCGAATCACTAACAGTTAGAACACCGGCCGATTTAGAGCGCACCGTATCTGCTCCTGGTGGCTCAATTTATGGAACATCAAGTAATGGAGCTCGTGCCGCTTTCTTGCGAGCTAAGAATCGCTCTCCAATCAAAGGACTTTACTGTGTGGGTGGATCTGCGCACCCGGGTGGTGGATTGCCATTAGTTGGGATGAGCGGTGAAATTGTCGCTAACGCAATTGGACGCGCGCAAAACGAATTACCATCGCAAAACTAA
- a CDS encoding class I SAM-dependent methyltransferase, with protein sequence MALELANHWENLHRNKFTDVGWWQNRDDLWLDLIFDLQLPKESAIIDVGAGASLLLDALIDSGFSNVSALDISSAAVSRLKERLASTPAKIEFHVGNVLQFKVNEKFQLWHDRAAFHFLLTSSEQSSYVRVAADSISANGYLVLATFAPDGPEKCSGLPVFRHSKDSLAELFADHFNLEWASERMHLTPSGSQQNFTVCRFRRIDKSKR encoded by the coding sequence ATGGCATTGGAGTTGGCAAATCATTGGGAAAACCTGCATCGAAATAAATTTACCGACGTGGGGTGGTGGCAAAATCGGGATGACCTCTGGCTTGACCTGATATTCGATCTTCAACTGCCCAAAGAATCAGCAATTATCGATGTAGGCGCAGGAGCCTCCTTGCTTTTAGACGCACTAATTGACAGTGGGTTTTCCAATGTGAGCGCACTTGATATCTCTTCGGCAGCGGTTTCACGACTTAAAGAACGCCTTGCCAGCACGCCAGCCAAGATTGAATTTCATGTAGGTAATGTTCTGCAATTTAAAGTTAATGAAAAATTTCAACTTTGGCACGATCGTGCAGCCTTTCACTTTTTACTTACTTCATCTGAACAGAGTTCCTATGTAAGAGTTGCTGCGGACAGTATTAGTGCGAATGGCTATTTAGTTTTAGCAACTTTCGCACCAGATGGACCTGAGAAGTGCAGTGGATTACCCGTTTTTAGGCACTCAAAGGATTCCCTCGCCGAACTTTTCGCCGACCATTTCAATTTGGAGTGGGCTAGCGAGAGAATGCACCTAACTCCTTCGGGTAGTCAACAGAACTTCACTGTCTGTCGATTTAGACGGATCGACAAATCGAAAAGGTAA
- a CDS encoding sodium:calcium antiporter yields the protein MLIHIVALLTCAVVIYLACEIFVNAVEWLGVRLNMGTIAIGTVLAAIGTALPESVVTLVAVTVGNSPESKDIGVGAAMGGPLALATVAYGISGYMLLNKKRGPNPLKNVDLKQLPKDQMWFLAIFVFKVALGLIAFSFKPWLGVLFFAAYGAYFMKEMRADSEKHSDMDLEPLRLQPKRRTPAGWAVLVQTLSSLIVIFAASHIFVGQLEWIGPELGLSATVTALLLAPVATELPEIMNAIIWIRQGKVSLALANISGAMMIQATVPSGLGIIFTPWKFDAPLILAGVVTMIAIIYLLLLLKTNRFNPRLLTVSTAFYGVFSLGLILLR from the coding sequence ATGCTCATTCACATAGTTGCGTTGCTCACTTGCGCCGTAGTCATATACCTAGCCTGTGAAATCTTCGTAAATGCTGTCGAATGGCTCGGGGTTCGTCTCAACATGGGCACCATCGCAATTGGGACAGTTCTGGCGGCAATCGGAACAGCGCTTCCAGAGAGTGTCGTCACACTCGTAGCAGTGACAGTAGGCAATTCTCCTGAATCGAAAGATATTGGGGTTGGAGCAGCAATGGGAGGTCCACTTGCATTGGCAACAGTTGCATATGGAATTTCAGGATACATGTTACTCAACAAGAAACGCGGACCTAATCCCCTGAAAAATGTAGATTTGAAACAATTGCCAAAAGATCAAATGTGGTTTCTCGCAATTTTCGTTTTTAAAGTTGCCTTGGGCTTAATTGCATTTTCGTTCAAGCCTTGGCTAGGAGTTCTTTTCTTTGCTGCTTATGGTGCATATTTCATGAAAGAGATGCGTGCTGATTCAGAGAAACATAGCGATATGGATTTAGAGCCGCTCAGGTTGCAGCCAAAGAGAAGGACACCTGCTGGTTGGGCAGTATTAGTACAAACCCTTAGTAGTTTGATTGTGATTTTTGCTGCGTCTCACATCTTTGTCGGGCAGCTGGAGTGGATTGGCCCCGAACTTGGATTATCTGCAACCGTTACAGCGCTACTACTTGCACCAGTAGCCACTGAGCTTCCAGAAATTATGAATGCAATTATCTGGATTCGGCAAGGGAAAGTTTCTTTAGCTCTAGCAAATATCAGTGGAGCAATGATGATTCAAGCAACTGTTCCATCTGGTCTTGGAATCATTTTTACGCCATGGAAATTTGATGCACCACTAATTTTGGCGGGTGTTGTTACCATGATTGCGATTATTTACTTACTTTTATTGCTCAAAACTAATCGATTCAACCCACGTCTTTTGACCGTCTCAACTGCTTTTTATGGAGTTTTCAGTTTGGGTCTAATCCTTCTTAGATAA